Part of the Rhizobium sp. WYJ-E13 genome is shown below.
CACTCTGCGCATTCCGCAGCGCGTGGCGACCGGCACGGCCATACGCGAGGCCCGCAAGATTGCGGAACGCCAGCTCAATCAGAGCGGTGAAGATCCGGAAGAAACCACCAACATCATCCAGAATACGGAAGTCGCGCTTGATCTCATGACCAAGGGCTTTCGCCAGCCGCAGGCCGGCTTGAAGCAGGCCCTGCAGTCTTACGAGGATGTCTGAGATCCAGGTTTTTGCTGGGAGGAGCAAAGCCAACGCATGAGACTGACCCCCGAAAGTTGGACAACAACTTTCGGGGGTCAGTTCGATGTCGCGGGCTTCTGTTTTTCAGCGTTTATTTGCCCTGTGCCGACAGAACATTCAGCACCAGATCGACCTTGCCGGCCTTTTCGAAGGTCAGCGTGACCGGCACCTTGTCCCCCTGCTTGAACGGCGTCTTCACCTTCTGGAACATCAGATGCAGATTGCCGGGCGCAAGCTCGACGGTCTGGCCGGCGGGAATGGCGATCCCGTCCTTGAGTTGGCGCATCTTCATGACGTTGCCCTGCATGGCCATTTCGTGGATCTGCACTTCGCCCGATGTCGGCGAGGTAGCCGAAACTAGGCGGTCGTCGGCTGAACCCGTGTTCTTGACGATAAAGAAGCCGCCACCCACGGGCTGGCCGGGCAGCATCGCCTTGGCGAATCCGCCGGAAATTTCGAGATCGCCGGCCTTCACCACCTCGCTGCCGGCGGCCATGTTCATGGAGCTCATGCCGTTCATGTCCATGCCCTGCATGTTATGATGGTTCTGGGCGAGTGCTGATCCGGCAAAGCCGCAAGCACAAAGAAGGGCTGTCAAACCAAACGTCCTGACAATGTTCATCGATTATCTCCTCGCTTTGCGTCGCGTTAGCCAATTTCGTCCGCAAATGCAAAAGCCCATTTGCCACGCATCGCAACCGGCTTCTTTGAGCCGCGACAAAAATTTGTGCGTCACCGACATTTCGCTTGCCAAGCCCTGCCGCCCCCGGATAATTGCCGCAACCTTGTTGGGAGAAGCCGGTACGCGATACCGGTGCCGAAGGAGCAACCGCCCCGGAAACTCTCAGGCAAAAGGACCACAAGGGGCAGACGGAACTCTGGAGAGAGGCGTTCTCGAAACGTCCGCCGAAGGGATAACAATCTCAGGCACAGGGACAGAGGGGGCTCAAGGAGACAAGGCGCAACCGCGCCTTCAGTTTTGAGCCCGCGCCCGGACTATCCGGCGCAAACCCCGGAGGCGTCGTTTGGACGATACTGCTGCCCTCAAGAAAACCCCGCTTCACGCGCTTCACCTGTCGCTCGGCGCCCGCATGGTGCCCTTCGCAGGTTATGACATGCCGGTGCAATATCCAGCCGGCGTCATGAAGGAGCATCTTCAGACCCGTGCCGCCGCCGGCCTGTTCGATGTCTCCCATATGGGCCAGGTCGTCATCAAGGCGAAGTCCGGCAGGTATGAGGATGTGGCTCTGGCGCTCGAAAGCCTCGTGCCGGTCGATATCCTGGGGCTTGCCGAAGGCCGCCAGCGCTACGGTTATTTCACGGATGAGAATGGCGGTATCCTCGACGACCTGATGATCACCCATCTCGACGACCACCTCTTCGTTGTCGTCAACGCTGCCTGCAAGGAGCAAGATCTCGCGCACTTGCAAAAGCATCTCTCCGATACCTGCGACATCACCCTCCTCGATCGCGCCCTGATCGCGCTCCAAGGCCCGCGCGCCGTGGAAGCGCTTGCCGAACTCTGGGCCGATGTCGCCGCCATGAAATTCATGGACGTGCGCCACTGCCGCCTGCACGATGTTTCCTGTCTCGTCTCGCGTTCGGGTTATTCCGGCGAAGACGGTTTCGAAATCTCCGTTCCCGCCGACAAGGCCGTTGACGTCGCCAACCGGTTGCTCGAGCATCCCGATGTCGAGCCGATCGGCCTTGGCGCCCGTGACTCGCTGCGCCTCGAAGCCGGTCTCTGCCTCTATGGCAACGATATCGACACGACGACCTCGCCGGTCGAAGCCGCCATCGAATGGGGCATGCAGAAGGCTCGCCGCACCGGTGGCGCCCGCGCTGGCGGTTTCCCGGGTGCCGCGCGCATTCTCGGCGAATTGGATAATGGCGTTTCCCGCAAGCGCGTCGGCCTGAAGCCCGAAGGCAAGGCGCCGGTGCGCGGCCATGCCAAGCTCTATGCCGATGCGGAAGGCAAGACCGAGATCGGCGAAGTCACCTCCGGTGGCTTCGGCCCCTCCGTCGAAGGCCCCGTCGCCATGGGCTACGTGCCGGTCTCCCATGCGGGAATAGGCACGCAGATCTATGCCGAGGTGCGCGGCAAGTACCTGCCCGTCACTGTCTCTGCCCTTCCCTTCATTAAGCCGACCTACAAACGCTGACCCCTATTGCGAGAGGATTTTTCCATGCTGAAGTTTACCCAGGAACACGAATGGCTGAAGCTCGAAGGCGATGTCGCGACCGTCGGCATCACCACCTACGCTGTCGAGCAGCTCGGCGACCTCGTTTTCGTGGAACTGCCTGAAGTTGGCGCCACCTTCTCCAAGAACGACGATGCGGCCACCGTCGAATCCGTCAAGGCGGCCTCGGAAGTCTACTGCCCGCTCGATGGCGAGATCGTCGAAGTCAATCCGGCGATCGTTGCCGATCCCTCGCTCGTCAATTCGGATCCTCAAGGGTCTGGCTGGTTCTTCAAGCTCAAGCTGAAGACCCTCTCCGATGTCGACGGCCTGCTCGATGAAGCGGCCTATAAGGAGCTGACTGCGTAATGACGACGCCTACCGAATTCCAGTTCACCGACTATCAGCCCTATGACTTCGCCAATCGCCGTCATATCGGCCCCTCGCCGTCTGAAATGTCGGATATGCTCGGCGTGATCGGCTACAAGAGCCTGGATGCGCTGATCGACGCGACCGTGCCGCCTGCCATCCGCCAGAGGGCGCCGCTCCTCTGGGGCGCACCGATGACGGAGCGCGAAGCGCTCGACAAGCTGCGCGAAACCGCCAACAAGAACAAGGTTCTGACCTCGCTGATCGGCCAGGGCTATTACGGCACGATCACCCCGCCTGTCATCCAGCGCAACATCCTGGAAAACCCGGCCTGGTATACGGCCTATACGCCCTACCAGCCGGAAATTTCGCAGGGCCGCCTCGAAGCGCTGCTGAATTATCAGACGATGATCTGCGACCTCACCGGCCTCGATGTCGCCAACGCCTCGCTGCTCGATGAGGCGACGGCTGCTGCCGAAGCCATGGCCATGGCAGAACGCGTCGCCAAGTCGAAGGCCAAGTCCTTCTTCGTCGATGCCGATTGCCACCCGCAGACGATCGCGCTGATCCGCACCCGCGCCGAACCGCTCGGCTGGAGCGTCATCGTCGGCAATCCCTTCACCGATCTCGATCCGGTCGATGTCTTCGGCGCGATCTTCCAGTATCCGGGCACGCACGGCCATGTGCATGACTATACCGGCCTGATTTCCCGCCTGCACCAGACGGGCGCCATCGCCGTCGTCGCCGCTGATATCCTCTCCCTCACGCTGCTGAAGTCGCCGGGTGAAATGGGTGCCGATATCGCCATCGGTTCCTCGCAGCGTTTCGGCGTTCCGGTTGGTTATGGCGGTCCGCACGCGGCCTACATGTCGGTCAAGGACGTCATCAAGCGCTCCATGCCCGGCCGTCTCGTCGGTGTTTCCGTCGATTCCCGCGGCAACCGCGCCTACCGCCTGTCGCTGCAGACGCGCGAACAGCACATTCGTCGCGAAAAGGCGACGTCGAACATCTGCACCGCGCAGGTCCTGCTCGCCGTCATGGCCTCCATGTACGCCGTCTTCCACGGCCCGAAGGGCATCAAGGCGATTGCCCAGCAGGTCCACCAGAAGGCCGTGCTCATGGCCAAGGGCCTGGAAAAGCTCGGCTACAAGGTCGAGCCGGACACCTTTTTCGACACGATCACCGTCGATGTCGGCCATATGCAGGGCCTCATCCTGCGCGCAGCCGTTGCCGAAGGTGTGAACCTGCGCAAGGTCGGCGAGACGAAGATCGGCATGTCGCTCGACGAGCGCACCCGTCCGGCAACGCTGGAAGCCGTATGGCGCGCCTTCGGCGGCAATTTCCAGATCGCCGATTTCGAGCCCTCCTATCGCCTGCCGAAAGATCTGCTGCGCACCAGCGAATACCTGACGCATCCGATCTTCCACATGAACCGCGCCGAAAGCGAAATGACCCGCTACATCCGCCGGCTCTCCGACCGCGATCTGGCTCTCGACCGCTCGATGATCCCGCTCGGCTCCTGCACGATGAAGCTGAACGCGACGGCAGAAATGCTGCCGATCACCTGGCCGGAATTTTCCGATATCCATCCTTTCGTGCCGGACGACCAGGCGCTCGGCTATCGCGAAATGATCGATGACCTGACGGAAAAGCTCTGCGCCGTCACCGGCTACGACGCCTTCTCCATGCAGCCGAATTCCGGTGCGCAGGGCGAATATGCCGGCCTCTTGACCATCCGCAACTACCACATGGCCGACGGCCAGGGTCACCGCGACGTCTGCCTCATCCCGACCTCCGCGCACGGCACCAATCCGGCCTCGGCCCAGATGGCCGGCATGAAGGTCGTCGTCGTCAAGGTCCGTGAAAATGGCGATATCGACCTCGACGATTTCCGCGCCAAGGCGGAAGAACATGCGGCAAACCTGTCCTGCTGCATGATCACCTATCCGTCGACGCATGGCGTCTTCGAGGAAACCGTCAAGGAAATCTGCGACCTCGTGCATCAGCACGGCGGCCAGGTCTATCTCGACGGCGCCAACATGAACGCCATGGTCGGCCTGTCCCGCCCCGGTGACATCGGCTCTGATGTCTCGCACCTCAACCTGCACAAGACCTTCTGCATCCCGCATGGCGGCGGCGGTCCGGGCATGGGTCCGATCGGCGTCAAGTCGCATCTGGCACCCCACCTGCCCGGCCATCCGGAAACCGATGGCCGTTCGGGCGCGGTTTCGGCAGCAGCTTTCGGTTCGGCCTCCATCCTGCCGATCTCCTGGAGCTACTGCCTGATGATGGGCGGCGAAGGCCTGACGCAGGCAACGAAGGTGGCGATCCTCAACGCCAACTACATCGCTGCCCGCCTCAAGGGCGCTTACGACGTGCTCTACAAGTCGGCTGCCGGTCGTGTGGCGCATGAATGCATCATCGACACGCGGCCGCTGGTCGACAGCGCCGGCGTCACCGTCGATGACGTCGCCAAGCGCCTGATCGACTGCGGCTTCCACGCACCGACCATGAGCTGGCCGGTTGCCGGCACGCTGATGATCGAGCCGACCGAGTCCGAAACCAAAGCCGAACTCGATCGCTTCTGCGAAGCCATGCTGGCGATCCGTCAGGAAGCCCGCGACATAGAGGAAGGCCGTTCGGACAAGCTGAACAACCCGCTGAAGAATGCCCCGCACACGGTGGAAGACCTCGTCGGCGAATGGGATCGCCCCTATTCGCGCGAACAGGCCTGCTTCCCGCCCGGCGCTTTCCGCGTGGACAAGTACTGGTCGCCGGTCAACCGCGTCGACAACGTCTATGGCGACCGCAACCTGATCTGCACCTGCCCGCCTGTCGAGGCGTACGCGGAGGCAGCCGAATAGCAGTCGGCCAGACGTCCAACCCAGAGCAATCCAAGCCCCTTCCATCATGGGAGGGGCTTTCCTAATTCTGATAGAGAATACGCGAAGAAAGGTCACACCAAATGCCCCAGGATCAAAGCGAAGCAAGAATGCAGGCGCCCTGGTCGAAGCCTGTGCTCATCGCCCTCGAAGAGCCCGGCAAATATATGAGCATCGATACCACTCAGTCCGCGTCCTGGGCGATGATCGAGGACTGGCCGACGGAGGATGGAGCCGCACTCGACCAGGCGCTGCTGATCTGCGCCGACGTCATCAAGGGCAAGCGCAACGGTGAGGACGCGCGCAAGGCGTTCATCGCCGCCGCAGTCGAAGCGGGTCTCGATATCAAGAGCTGAATGGAGCCAGTCGGTAAAGAGCCGCATGGATGGATGATGCGCGGCTATGCATTCCAGACGATGAAAGAACGCCGGCAGACTTTTTCGGGGTCGTCATTGGGATCGGTGAACCATTTTCGGTTTGCTGCGTAATTATCGTTGCTGGCTATTGCAAAACCAGCAGGGAGAAGGGTTGCCTGCCCCTGTACCGGGCGCTCTTCTCCTCTATCACCACGGTAGCCGGCGAGATCCGCCTGAAGATGGACACGCTCGACCTTTTGCGTGCGCTTGCCGGCGACGCGAGCATCAGCACCGGCCCCGCTTGGCGGGTAGCGGCACGGCAGCTCATCGATATCCTGATTGCAGGTATGGGAGCCGGTCCCTGAAGCCTGCGTGCCATCTCGATACAGTCGTCTCAGATTCCCTCGCCTTTCGCTAACCGAAGCCGTTCAGTATTCCCTAAACCCTTGCCGGTAAAACGCTTGTTGTCCGGAAACAGGGAAACGGTCGATGAGCATTTCTGCAATCACGCATACGGCTCTTTCGGGAATGCTGGCGCAGACGACGCGCGCTGGCGCAATCGCCGACAACGTCGCCAATGCGAGCACACCGGGCTACGGCCGGCTGAACACCAGTTTCCAGTCCGTCGAACCTTCGGGCGTTACGGCAAGCGTTGCCGAGACGGATCAGGGTGTGGATTTTGCGACTGAGCTCACCGATCTCATCGAGACTGAACAGAGCTACAAGGCGAATGCTGCGGTCTTCGAGACCGGTGCCGATCTATGGGACGTGCTGATGAGCATCAAGCGTGACTAAAGCGCACTTGCCCCTTTTCAGGCAGACAATTCTTTAAACGATCGAATAGGCTACCGAACCCAGCGCTACGGCACCGAAGGCGAGCAGCATATAGCTCGTCGCGCGGCCGACTTTGGCCGTGAAATCGGCCGAGAGCCGGTCCCTTGCAAGGCTGACGGCACCGCTGAGGCAGAACCACCACAATAGCGATCCGAGGAAGACGCCCGAGACGATGGCAGCCGAACTGAAGCGGCGTGTTTCCTCGGTCAGGCCCAGGCCGGCAAACAGCGCGCCGAAGGAAAGGATCGTCGCCGGATTGGAAATGGTCAGCAGGAAGGTCGAAATGGTCGTGTGCAGGAAGTCGGCCGCGTCGATCTTCGCCGCCTTTACCTTCCCTCTGTTCTCCAGTCCCCGAAAGCCGAGCCAGAGCAGCATCAGCCCGCCGCCGAGCGCCAAGGGAATGGTGGCCATCGACATGGTCTCGGAGAAGACCGCAAGCCCGGCGACAGCGACCAGCGCGTAGCTCGCGTCACCGAGGGCAGTCCCGAGCCCGCCGGAAAAGCCGTACCAGAAACCTTTCTCGATGCTTCTGTTGATGCAGAGCGTTCCGATCGGCCCGAGCGGCGCGGTGATGATGACACCCAGGAGGGCGCCTTTCAGGAACAGAAAGAGCATTGTCCGCTTTTCTTCTTGGTCGCTTGTCGGTCTCGGACAGGCTCGTCTAAATCAAAAGGCCGCCAATTATGGCGGCCATCAGGCAAATTCAACGGAAAAATGCTTAATGCTGTGCGGGAACTACTGCATCGCCGCGTGCGGCAAGAGCTGCGAGATCAGCGGGTTTCAGTTCGACGGATTCGCCGCAGCCGCAGGCCGATGTCTGGTTCGGATTGGTGAAGGTAAAACCAGAGCGCAGCGTGGTGGTTTCAAAGCCGAGTTCGGTGCCGAGCAGATAGAGAACGGCCGACGGCTCGATCCAGACTTTAGCACCATCGCGCTCGATCAGGTCGTCCTTGGCATTGGGCTCGGTCACCATGTCGATGGTATATTCCATCCCGGCGCAGCCGCCCTTCTTGATGCCGACGCGAATGCCCTTGGCATCCGGTCCGCCATTTTCGACGATCGCCTTCACGCGGTCCGCGGCAGCTGTCGTCATGCTCATCACTGCAAAGCCCATGGGCTCTTTCTCCTTCCACAACCGGGGTCAAGATCCGGTGCTTCGTGATTCAAATGTAAGGCGATCACCTTAATGGATCAATACCAGCCAACCGCGACCTGCGCCTCTTCGGACATCCGGTCCGGCGTCCACGGCGGATCGAAGGTCATGGAAACCTCGACACCCGAAACGCCTTCGACGGCGCCGACAGCGTTTTCCACCCAGCCCGGCATCTCGCCGGCAACTGGGCAGCCAGGCGCGGTTAGCGTCATGACGATCTTGACCATGCGGTCGTCTTCGATATCGATCTTGTAAACGAGGCCGAGCTCGAAGATATCAGCCGGAATTTCCGGGTCGTAGACGGTCTTGAGAGCGCCGATCACGTCGTCGCTGAGCCGCGCCAGTTCCGCCTCGGGAATGCTGGAATGCACGATGCCTTCGCGCACGTCGATCTTCTCTTCATCCAGACTCATGGCTTCTTCCTCAAGCAAAGAACTTGCGCGCATAGTCGAGCGCATCGGCCAGCGCATCCACTTCGGCGCGGGTATTATACATGCCGAAGGATGCCCGGCATGTGGAGGTCACGCCGAAGCGTTTCAAGAGCGGCATGGCGCAATGCGTGCCGGCGCGAACGGCAACACCCTGGCGGTCGATCACCATCGAGACGTCATGGGCATGGATGCCCGCAAGCTCGAAGGAGAAGATCGCGCCCTTGCCTGGCGCATTGCCGAAGATGCGTAGCGAATTAATCGCCTTGAGCCGCTCTTCGGCATAAACAGTCAGATCTGCCTCATGGGCTGCGATATTCTCGCGGCCGATCTTTTCCATATAGTCGAGCGCATAGCCGAGCCCGATCGCCTGCACGATCGGCGGCGTACCGGCCTCGAAACGGTGCGGCGGATCGTTGTAGGTGACGATGTCCTCGCTCACCTCGAAGATCATCTCGCCGCCCCCCTGGAACGGCCGCATCTCCTTCAGCCGGTCCTTCTTGCCGTAGAGCACGCCGATGCCAGAG
Proteins encoded:
- the gcvT gene encoding glycine cleavage system aminomethyltransferase GcvT, whose amino-acid sequence is MDDTAALKKTPLHALHLSLGARMVPFAGYDMPVQYPAGVMKEHLQTRAAAGLFDVSHMGQVVIKAKSGRYEDVALALESLVPVDILGLAEGRQRYGYFTDENGGILDDLMITHLDDHLFVVVNAACKEQDLAHLQKHLSDTCDITLLDRALIALQGPRAVEALAELWADVAAMKFMDVRHCRLHDVSCLVSRSGYSGEDGFEISVPADKAVDVANRLLEHPDVEPIGLGARDSLRLEAGLCLYGNDIDTTTSPVEAAIEWGMQKARRTGGARAGGFPGAARILGELDNGVSRKRVGLKPEGKAPVRGHAKLYADAEGKTEIGEVTSGGFGPSVEGPVAMGYVPVSHAGIGTQIYAEVRGKYLPVTVSALPFIKPTYKR
- the gcvH gene encoding glycine cleavage system protein GcvH, whose amino-acid sequence is MLKFTQEHEWLKLEGDVATVGITTYAVEQLGDLVFVELPEVGATFSKNDDAATVESVKAASEVYCPLDGEIVEVNPAIVADPSLVNSDPQGSGWFFKLKLKTLSDVDGLLDEAAYKELTA
- the gcvP gene encoding aminomethyl-transferring glycine dehydrogenase → MTTPTEFQFTDYQPYDFANRRHIGPSPSEMSDMLGVIGYKSLDALIDATVPPAIRQRAPLLWGAPMTEREALDKLRETANKNKVLTSLIGQGYYGTITPPVIQRNILENPAWYTAYTPYQPEISQGRLEALLNYQTMICDLTGLDVANASLLDEATAAAEAMAMAERVAKSKAKSFFVDADCHPQTIALIRTRAEPLGWSVIVGNPFTDLDPVDVFGAIFQYPGTHGHVHDYTGLISRLHQTGAIAVVAADILSLTLLKSPGEMGADIAIGSSQRFGVPVGYGGPHAAYMSVKDVIKRSMPGRLVGVSVDSRGNRAYRLSLQTREQHIRREKATSNICTAQVLLAVMASMYAVFHGPKGIKAIAQQVHQKAVLMAKGLEKLGYKVEPDTFFDTITVDVGHMQGLILRAAVAEGVNLRKVGETKIGMSLDERTRPATLEAVWRAFGGNFQIADFEPSYRLPKDLLRTSEYLTHPIFHMNRAESEMTRYIRRLSDRDLALDRSMIPLGSCTMKLNATAEMLPITWPEFSDIHPFVPDDQALGYREMIDDLTEKLCAVTGYDAFSMQPNSGAQGEYAGLLTIRNYHMADGQGHRDVCLIPTSAHGTNPASAQMAGMKVVVVKVRENGDIDLDDFRAKAEEHAANLSCCMITYPSTHGVFEETVKEICDLVHQHGGQVYLDGANMNAMVGLSRPGDIGSDVSHLNLHKTFCIPHGGGGPGMGPIGVKSHLAPHLPGHPETDGRSGAVSAAAFGSASILPISWSYCLMMGGEGLTQATKVAILNANYIAARLKGAYDVLYKSAAGRVAHECIIDTRPLVDSAGVTVDDVAKRLIDCGFHAPTMSWPVAGTLMIEPTESETKAELDRFCEAMLAIRQEARDIEEGRSDKLNNPLKNAPHTVEDLVGEWDRPYSREQACFPPGAFRVDKYWSPVNRVDNVYGDRNLICTCPPVEAYAEAAE
- a CDS encoding DUF982 domain-containing protein — encoded protein: MQAPWSKPVLIALEEPGKYMSIDTTQSASWAMIEDWPTEDGAALDQALLICADVIKGKRNGEDARKAFIAAAVEAGLDIKS
- a CDS encoding flagellar basal body protein produces the protein MSISAITHTALSGMLAQTTRAGAIADNVANASTPGYGRLNTSFQSVEPSGVTASVAETDQGVDFATELTDLIETEQSYKANAAVFETGADLWDVLMSIKRD
- a CDS encoding LysE family translocator, with protein sequence MLFLFLKGALLGVIITAPLGPIGTLCINRSIEKGFWYGFSGGLGTALGDASYALVAVAGLAVFSETMSMATIPLALGGGLMLLWLGFRGLENRGKVKAAKIDAADFLHTTISTFLLTISNPATILSFGALFAGLGLTEETRRFSSAAIVSGVFLGSLLWWFCLSGAVSLARDRLSADFTAKVGRATSYMLLAFGAVALGSVAYSIV
- the sufA gene encoding Fe-S cluster assembly scaffold SufA, coding for MGFAVMSMTTAAADRVKAIVENGGPDAKGIRVGIKKGGCAGMEYTIDMVTEPNAKDDLIERDGAKVWIEPSAVLYLLGTELGFETTTLRSGFTFTNPNQTSACGCGESVELKPADLAALAARGDAVVPAQH
- a CDS encoding SUF system Fe-S cluster assembly protein — its product is MSLDEEKIDVREGIVHSSIPEAELARLSDDVIGALKTVYDPEIPADIFELGLVYKIDIEDDRMVKIVMTLTAPGCPVAGEMPGWVENAVGAVEGVSGVEVSMTFDPPWTPDRMSEEAQVAVGWY